The following coding sequences are from one Verrucosispora sp. WMMD573 window:
- a CDS encoding extracellular solute-binding protein encodes MTSHLSRRSLLGLAGAGAGALLLGACGDGDSGASASPQKIRWWHVQDAEPMLSVWADLARQYENEHTHVTVEVQPLEVEAFKTKLNGAVEASMPPDLFQSWGGGALQQQVEAGLVKDITSEVQGWIGQLLPASLQPYTVNDKIYGIPFDIGMVGFWYNRDHFAKANIETPPKTWGELLEVVNKLKAVNIAPIALAGKDKWPGHYYWAYLAMRIGGLEALQRAAEDRNFDTPAFIAAGERLRELVDMEPFQKGYLRAEYGSETGQAATMGNEEAAMELMGQWAPSVQASSSTSQRGLGDRLAFFPFPAVEDGKGSATDAFGGGNGFVVGRDAPPATVEFLRTLLQARNQRRAAQTGAVLPTNQAAVGGIKDLNNQVVAANLGIATGFQLYLDQAYPPAVGAQVNESVAQLIAGTKRPDQIVKDITRVAKKQ; translated from the coding sequence ATGACATCGCACCTCTCCCGCCGGTCGCTGCTGGGGTTGGCCGGCGCGGGCGCCGGCGCACTCCTGCTCGGCGCCTGCGGGGATGGGGACAGCGGCGCCTCCGCGAGCCCGCAGAAGATCAGATGGTGGCACGTCCAGGACGCCGAGCCGATGCTCAGCGTCTGGGCTGATCTGGCTCGACAGTACGAGAACGAGCACACCCACGTCACCGTCGAGGTGCAGCCGTTGGAGGTCGAGGCGTTCAAGACCAAGCTCAACGGGGCGGTCGAGGCGTCGATGCCACCGGACCTGTTCCAGTCGTGGGGCGGCGGCGCACTGCAACAGCAGGTCGAGGCCGGCCTCGTCAAGGACATCACCAGCGAGGTCCAGGGTTGGATCGGTCAGCTGCTGCCCGCCTCGTTGCAGCCGTACACGGTGAACGACAAGATCTACGGAATCCCGTTCGACATCGGCATGGTCGGCTTCTGGTACAACCGGGACCACTTCGCCAAGGCCAACATCGAGACGCCGCCGAAGACCTGGGGCGAGCTGCTGGAAGTGGTCAACAAGCTCAAGGCCGTCAACATCGCCCCGATCGCGCTCGCCGGCAAGGACAAGTGGCCCGGGCACTACTACTGGGCGTACCTGGCGATGCGGATCGGCGGTCTCGAGGCGTTGCAGCGCGCGGCCGAGGACCGCAACTTCGACACGCCGGCCTTCATCGCCGCCGGTGAACGCCTCCGGGAACTGGTTGACATGGAGCCGTTCCAGAAGGGCTACCTGCGCGCGGAGTACGGGTCCGAGACCGGGCAGGCCGCGACGATGGGCAACGAGGAGGCCGCCATGGAGCTGATGGGCCAGTGGGCGCCATCGGTGCAGGCGTCCTCCTCGACCAGCCAGCGGGGCCTCGGTGACCGGCTCGCCTTCTTCCCCTTCCCGGCCGTCGAGGACGGCAAGGGCTCGGCCACCGACGCGTTCGGTGGCGGCAACGGCTTCGTGGTCGGCCGCGACGCGCCGCCCGCAACCGTGGAATTCCTGCGGACGCTGCTGCAGGCGAGGAACCAGCGCCGGGCCGCGCAGACCGGCGCGGTGCTGCCCACCAACCAGGCCGCAGTCGGCGGGATCAAGGACCTGAACAATCAGGTTGTGGCGGCGAACCTGGGCATCGCGACCGGCTTCCAGCTCTACCTCGACCAGGCGTACCCGCCGGCGGTGGGCGCGCAGGTCAACGAGAGCGTGGCGCAGCTGATCGCGGGCACCAAGCGCCCGGACCAGATCGTCAAGGACATCACCAGGGTGGCGAAGAAGCAGTAA
- a CDS encoding heavy metal translocating P-type ATPase has product MGQRRSAGDPGAGECLPDQPARPEPEGSGAQRRTWWLWTPLAGLTLLVLAGAAARLAGQPGAADALWAAATLVALLPAAASVLRELLRRRFGVDVIAVLALGGALVVGEYLAGAVVALMLATGRTLEAYAQRRATRDLRALLERAPRTARRRTAEGGVEVVPVARVAVGDRLLVGPGDVVAVDGVTEAAATLDESVVTGESRLVERAAGARVSSGVVNAGAAFGLRATESAERSTYAGIVRLAEEATARKAPTVRLADRYAAAFVPFTLVIAGLGWALSGEFLRAVAVLVVATPCPLLLATPIAIVSGLSRVARRGVLVRDGGSLELLGRASTLLVDKTGTLTAGRPRVADTIVAPGGDPDEVLRVAASVEQLSSHVLGAALVRAAGERGLRLVTPAEVTEEPGRGVSGRIDGRRIRVGQFSGTLPEWAEQAGHRAGPAGHSLVWVADEGGPLGVVLLEDPVRPDAHRTVARLRAAGLTRIVMVTGDRPEEARRVANVVGVDDVLARCTPQEKVSRVRAEAGRAVTVMVGDGVNDAPALAEAHVGVAMGATGATASADVADAVLSLDRIDPLADAVEVARYARRIAVQSATVGMGLALLAMGFAAAGRLPPVAGAFLQEGIDVLVILNALRALRGGRRGPA; this is encoded by the coding sequence GTGGGGCAGCGGCGGTCGGCAGGTGACCCGGGCGCGGGTGAGTGCCTGCCGGACCAGCCGGCGCGACCCGAACCGGAGGGGTCGGGTGCGCAGCGCCGGACCTGGTGGCTGTGGACCCCACTGGCCGGACTCACGCTGCTGGTGCTGGCCGGTGCGGCGGCGCGACTGGCCGGGCAGCCGGGCGCCGCCGACGCGCTCTGGGCGGCTGCCACGCTGGTCGCCTTGCTGCCGGCTGCCGCGTCGGTGCTGCGGGAGCTGCTGCGACGGCGGTTCGGTGTGGACGTGATCGCCGTGCTTGCGCTGGGCGGCGCACTTGTCGTCGGCGAGTACCTGGCCGGTGCGGTGGTCGCGCTGATGCTGGCCACCGGGCGGACCCTGGAGGCGTACGCGCAGCGCCGGGCGACCCGGGACCTGCGGGCGCTGCTGGAGCGGGCACCGCGTACCGCGCGGCGGCGTACCGCCGAAGGTGGCGTCGAGGTGGTGCCGGTGGCCCGGGTGGCGGTCGGTGACCGGTTGTTGGTCGGCCCGGGTGACGTGGTCGCCGTCGACGGCGTCACCGAGGCCGCCGCGACGTTGGACGAGTCGGTGGTGACCGGGGAGTCCCGGCTCGTCGAGCGGGCGGCCGGGGCCCGGGTGTCCAGCGGTGTGGTCAACGCCGGGGCCGCGTTCGGCCTGCGGGCCACGGAGAGCGCCGAGCGCAGCACGTACGCCGGAATCGTCCGGCTGGCCGAGGAGGCGACCGCCCGCAAGGCGCCGACAGTGCGGCTGGCCGACCGGTACGCTGCCGCTTTCGTGCCGTTCACGCTGGTGATTGCCGGGCTGGGCTGGGCGCTCTCCGGCGAGTTCCTCCGCGCGGTGGCGGTGCTGGTGGTGGCGACACCGTGTCCGTTGCTGCTGGCCACTCCGATCGCCATCGTCTCCGGGCTGTCCCGGGTGGCCCGGCGCGGGGTGCTGGTTCGCGACGGCGGCTCGCTGGAGCTCCTCGGTCGGGCGAGCACCCTGCTGGTCGACAAGACCGGCACGCTCACCGCCGGCCGTCCCCGGGTCGCCGACACCATCGTGGCTCCCGGCGGTGATCCCGACGAGGTGCTGCGGGTGGCCGCATCGGTGGAGCAGCTGTCGTCGCATGTGCTGGGGGCGGCACTGGTGCGCGCCGCCGGTGAGCGCGGCCTGCGACTGGTCACCCCGGCTGAGGTGACCGAGGAGCCGGGCCGGGGGGTGAGCGGGCGGATCGACGGGCGGCGGATCCGGGTCGGCCAGTTCTCCGGGACGTTGCCGGAGTGGGCCGAGCAGGCCGGCCACCGGGCCGGCCCGGCGGGACACTCGCTGGTCTGGGTGGCCGACGAGGGCGGGCCGCTCGGCGTGGTCCTGCTGGAGGATCCGGTACGCCCCGACGCCCACCGGACCGTGGCTCGGCTGCGTGCCGCCGGGCTCACCCGGATCGTGATGGTCACCGGGGACCGGCCGGAGGAGGCCCGCCGGGTCGCCAACGTGGTGGGTGTCGACGACGTGCTGGCCCGGTGCACCCCGCAGGAGAAGGTGAGCCGGGTTCGAGCCGAGGCCGGCCGGGCGGTGACCGTGATGGTGGGTGACGGGGTGAACGACGCTCCGGCGCTGGCGGAGGCGCATGTCGGCGTGGCGATGGGGGCCACCGGGGCGACCGCCTCGGCCGATGTCGCCGACGCCGTGCTGAGCCTCGACCGCATCGATCCGCTGGCCGACGCCGTCGAGGTGGCCAGGTACGCCCGCCGGATCGCGGTGCAGAGCGCCACGGTGGGGATGGGGTTGGCGCTACTGGCGATGGGATTCGCGGCGGCCGGTCGGCTGCCCCCGGTGGCGGGCGCGTTCCTTCAGGAGGGCATCGACGTGCTGGTGATCCTCAACGCGCTGCGCGCGCTCCGGGGCGGGCGCCGTGGGCCGGCCTGA
- a CDS encoding nitroreductase family protein has product MSHQTPATHRPLTTALAEAAAMAGHAPSVHNSQPWRWRVLPDALELRMVRDSRLAATDPQGELVTLSCGAALHHARLALAAEGWATSVQRVPDPHDPDLLARLTEPRATGADPDAMRSVQCMQVRHTDRRPVSDESVSDDSLNAIVSAAGREGARLEILDRDQVLQLAASASHAATVEAEDSRLREELEYWTSRAGGAGLPPEVLPEQPSQTTVPGRDFGRPGTLPVGPGHDQAASYAVLYGDQDEPADWLRAGEALSAAWLAATRLGVSMVPLSGVVEVPATRQTLRQLLSGLGHPYLGLRLGVADPAHAGPPHTPRLPREQVVDTSAVSGDAA; this is encoded by the coding sequence ATGAGCCACCAGACGCCGGCTACCCACCGCCCGCTGACCACCGCCCTCGCGGAGGCCGCCGCGATGGCCGGTCACGCGCCGTCGGTGCACAACAGCCAGCCGTGGCGCTGGCGGGTGCTACCCGACGCGTTGGAACTGCGGATGGTGCGTGACAGCAGGTTGGCCGCCACCGATCCGCAGGGCGAGCTGGTCACCCTGAGCTGCGGTGCGGCGCTGCACCACGCGCGGCTGGCGTTGGCCGCCGAGGGGTGGGCGACAAGCGTGCAGCGGGTGCCCGACCCGCACGATCCCGACCTGCTCGCCCGGCTCACCGAGCCGCGAGCCACCGGCGCCGACCCGGACGCGATGCGGTCGGTGCAGTGCATGCAGGTACGGCACACCGACCGGCGTCCGGTCAGCGACGAGTCGGTCTCCGATGACTCGTTGAACGCCATCGTGTCGGCTGCCGGCCGGGAGGGTGCCCGGTTGGAGATCCTCGACCGCGACCAGGTGCTGCAACTGGCCGCGTCCGCCTCGCACGCCGCCACCGTCGAGGCGGAGGACTCCCGGCTGCGGGAGGAACTGGAGTACTGGACCAGCCGCGCGGGCGGCGCCGGGCTCCCTCCGGAGGTGCTGCCGGAGCAGCCCTCGCAGACCACCGTGCCGGGCCGGGACTTCGGTCGCCCGGGCACCCTGCCGGTCGGGCCGGGGCACGACCAGGCGGCGTCCTACGCGGTGCTCTACGGCGACCAGGACGAGCCGGCCGACTGGTTGCGTGCCGGCGAGGCGCTGTCGGCCGCCTGGCTGGCCGCCACCCGACTGGGTGTCTCGATGGTGCCGCTCAGCGGCGTGGTCGAGGTGCCGGCGACCCGGCAGACCCTGCGCCAGCTGCTCTCCGGTCTCGGTCACCCGTACCTCGGCCTGCGCCTGGGGGTCGCCGACCCGGCCCACGCCGGTCCGCCGCACACCCCGCGACTGCCCCGCGAGCAGGTGGTGGACACCTCGGCGGTGTCCGGCGACGCCGCCTAG
- a CDS encoding response regulator transcription factor: protein MIRVFLLDDHEVVRRGLADLLHASGDIEVVGESGSAPEAARRIPALRPDVAILDARLPDGNGIDVCRDIRAVDSSIKGLILTSYEDDEALFAAIMAGASGYVLKQIRGTDLVDAVRRVAAGQSLLDPAITTRVLDRIRSGVEQPRELQSLTEQERRILEYVAEGLTNREIASKMFLAEKTVKNYVSSVLAKLGLERRTQAAVLATRLLGKTH, encoded by the coding sequence ATGATCCGGGTGTTTCTGCTTGACGACCACGAGGTGGTCCGTCGTGGTCTGGCCGACCTGCTGCATGCCAGTGGGGACATCGAGGTGGTCGGTGAGTCCGGCTCCGCACCGGAGGCGGCCCGTCGGATTCCGGCGCTGCGACCCGACGTGGCGATCCTCGACGCCCGGCTGCCCGACGGCAACGGCATCGACGTGTGCCGGGACATCCGGGCCGTGGACTCCTCGATCAAGGGCCTGATCCTCACCTCGTACGAGGACGACGAGGCGCTGTTCGCGGCGATCATGGCGGGTGCCTCCGGGTACGTGCTCAAGCAGATTCGGGGCACCGACCTCGTCGACGCGGTACGCCGGGTGGCGGCCGGCCAGTCGCTGCTCGACCCGGCGATCACCACCCGGGTGTTGGATCGCATCCGCAGCGGCGTGGAGCAGCCCCGTGAGTTGCAGTCCCTCACCGAGCAGGAGCGGCGCATCCTGGAGTACGTCGCCGAGGGGCTGACCAACCGGGAGATCGCCAGCAAGATGTTCCTGGCCGAGAAGACGGTGAAGAACTACGTCTCCAGCGTGCTGGCCAAGCTCGGCCTGGAACGCCGTACCCAGGCCGCGGTGCTGGCCACCCGCCTGCTCGGCAAGACCCACTGA
- a CDS encoding universal stress protein: MSEHGADTEILVGYDGSPDAAAALEWALDQARHDGRPVRLAYVFEWLTVAGWVGPGVTPGMWPDEQARRQVEELVGKAAADAAATHPGLNVRGEVLDGPPALILEEASTQAGLLVLGSRGHGGFAGLLAGSTAVNVTAHAHCPVVVVRRRPAESDRAGHVAVGVDGSEHSLLALGFGFEQAALRRVPLHVVRAWQPRREQWSLRGEQARDAALADQRAEVDETLRRGQDSFPDVEVTVETAAAAPAGLLIDASRNAQLVVVGSRGRGGLRGMLLGSVSQQLLQHAHCPVAVVRER, from the coding sequence ATGAGCGAGCACGGCGCAGACACGGAGATTCTGGTGGGCTACGACGGCTCGCCGGACGCCGCGGCGGCCCTGGAGTGGGCGCTGGACCAGGCCCGCCACGACGGCCGTCCGGTCCGGTTGGCGTACGTCTTCGAGTGGCTGACCGTGGCCGGCTGGGTCGGTCCGGGCGTGACGCCGGGGATGTGGCCCGACGAGCAGGCCCGTCGGCAGGTCGAGGAGCTGGTCGGCAAGGCCGCAGCGGACGCCGCCGCCACCCACCCGGGTCTCAACGTACGCGGCGAGGTGCTGGACGGCCCGCCCGCGCTGATCCTGGAGGAGGCGTCGACGCAGGCCGGCCTGCTGGTGTTGGGCAGCCGCGGGCACGGCGGATTCGCCGGACTGCTCGCCGGCTCGACCGCGGTCAACGTCACCGCGCACGCGCACTGCCCGGTGGTGGTGGTCCGTCGCCGTCCCGCCGAGAGTGACCGGGCCGGGCACGTCGCGGTCGGCGTGGACGGCTCGGAGCATTCGCTGCTGGCCCTCGGCTTCGGCTTCGAACAGGCGGCCCTGCGTCGGGTGCCGCTGCACGTGGTGCGGGCCTGGCAGCCACGACGTGAACAGTGGAGTCTGCGCGGCGAGCAGGCCCGCGACGCGGCGCTGGCCGACCAGCGCGCCGAGGTGGACGAAACGCTGCGTCGCGGGCAGGACAGCTTCCCCGACGTCGAGGTGACCGTCGAGACGGCCGCCGCCGCGCCGGCCGGTCTGCTCATCGACGCCAGCCGCAACGCGCAACTGGTCGTCGTCGGCAGCCGGGGACGCGGTGGGCTGCGGGGCATGCTGCTCGGCTCGGTCAGCCAGCAGCTCCTCCAACACGCCCACTGTCCGGTCGCGGTGGTCCGCGAACGCTGA
- a CDS encoding nitroreductase: METGYTVEQLRAAVTDAVRAPSLHNVQPWRFRLRDGGIEVLLDPTRRLPATDPSGWGARVAGGAALFNLRLALAVAGAPATLRLRPYPSEPDVLARLVPDLPRRPSPAEQSLYAAVPRRFSNRAPFWPDPVPADSRWRLGEAARAEHCWLELLIGVSAVNAFAEIARGAHRVLERDPAYRAEREAWVRAGDEPDGVPVTASGPLAEPQDLLPSRGFGGTQRAPGRDFEPEPLVAVLGSAGNTAVDQVVAGQALQRVLLTATDAGLSVSMLSQPIEVPSAREQLRLSLGRFGTPQMVMRIGYGQPGWPTPRRLVDEVLDLPVHLA; the protein is encoded by the coding sequence ATGGAGACCGGCTACACCGTCGAACAGCTGCGGGCTGCCGTGACCGACGCGGTCCGGGCACCGTCCCTGCACAACGTCCAGCCGTGGCGGTTCCGGCTGCGCGACGGCGGGATCGAGGTGCTCCTCGACCCGACCCGACGCCTGCCCGCCACCGACCCGAGCGGCTGGGGTGCCCGCGTCGCGGGCGGTGCGGCGCTGTTCAACCTGCGCCTCGCCCTGGCCGTGGCCGGCGCCCCGGCTACGCTACGACTGCGTCCGTACCCGTCGGAACCGGACGTGCTGGCCCGGCTGGTGCCGGACCTGCCGCGCCGACCCAGCCCCGCCGAGCAGAGCCTCTACGCGGCCGTTCCACGCCGGTTCAGCAACCGTGCCCCGTTCTGGCCCGACCCGGTCCCGGCCGACTCCCGCTGGCGGCTGGGTGAGGCGGCTCGGGCCGAGCACTGCTGGCTGGAGTTGCTCATCGGGGTGAGCGCCGTCAACGCCTTCGCCGAGATCGCTCGTGGCGCACACCGGGTGCTCGAACGCGACCCCGCCTACCGGGCGGAGCGTGAGGCGTGGGTACGCGCCGGGGACGAACCGGACGGCGTCCCGGTCACCGCCAGCGGTCCCCTGGCCGAGCCGCAGGACCTGCTTCCGTCGCGTGGCTTCGGCGGCACCCAGCGGGCACCGGGACGCGACTTCGAGCCGGAGCCGCTCGTCGCGGTGCTCGGCTCCGCCGGCAACACCGCAGTCGACCAGGTGGTCGCGGGCCAGGCGTTGCAGCGGGTGCTGCTGACCGCCACCGACGCCGGGCTGTCCGTATCGATGCTGTCCCAACCGATCGAGGTGCCGTCGGCCCGGGAGCAGCTCCGGCTGTCACTGGGACGGTTCGGCACCCCGCAGATGGTGATGCGGATCGGGTACGGCCAGCCGGGCTGGCCCACCCCGCGCCGCCTGGTGGACGAGGTGCTGGATCTGCCGGTGCACCTCGCCTAG
- a CDS encoding LacI family DNA-binding transcriptional regulator: MAANDNRTVTIAAIARLAGVSVPTVSRVINGRSDVAPQTRERVEELLTRHGYRRRPPSMRASSGLVDLVFNDLDSPWAVEIIRGVEDVAHAAGVGTVVSAIHRRSSSAKQWLDNIRTRSTEGVIFVTSTLEPPQQAELRRLNIPAVIVDPAGVPAQDAPTIGATNWAGSLRATEYLIGLGHRRIGFIAGPPQLMCSRARMDGYRAALEAAGIPIDDRLIQAGNFYHEAGFSGGVRLLGLTEPPTAIFASSDQMALGVYEAVRQRGLRMPDDISVVGFDDLPEVRWCSPPLTTVRQPLAEMGMLAARTVLRLARGEKVESPRVELATELVIRDSAAAPRVDRGSSE; the protein is encoded by the coding sequence ATGGCTGCCAACGACAACCGGACAGTGACCATCGCGGCCATCGCCCGCCTGGCGGGGGTGTCGGTGCCGACGGTGTCCCGGGTGATCAATGGTCGTTCGGATGTGGCTCCGCAGACCCGTGAGCGGGTGGAGGAGTTGCTGACTCGGCATGGTTACCGGCGTCGGCCGCCGAGTATGCGGGCGAGTTCGGGGTTGGTGGATCTGGTCTTCAACGACCTGGACAGTCCGTGGGCGGTGGAGATCATCCGGGGTGTGGAGGATGTGGCGCACGCTGCGGGGGTGGGCACCGTCGTGTCGGCCATCCACCGACGCTCGTCCTCGGCGAAGCAGTGGCTGGACAACATCCGGACCCGGTCCACCGAGGGGGTCATCTTCGTGACCTCCACCCTCGAACCGCCGCAGCAGGCGGAGTTGCGCCGGCTCAACATCCCGGCCGTGATCGTCGACCCGGCGGGTGTCCCCGCCCAGGACGCGCCGACCATCGGTGCCACCAACTGGGCGGGAAGCCTGCGGGCGACGGAGTATCTGATCGGGCTTGGGCATCGGCGGATCGGGTTCATCGCCGGTCCGCCGCAGTTGATGTGCAGCCGGGCTCGGATGGACGGCTACCGGGCGGCCCTGGAAGCCGCCGGGATCCCCATCGACGACCGGTTGATTCAGGCGGGCAACTTCTACCACGAGGCCGGTTTCTCCGGCGGGGTGCGGTTGCTGGGGCTGACCGAGCCGCCGACGGCGATTTTCGCGTCGAGCGACCAGATGGCGCTGGGCGTGTACGAGGCGGTCCGGCAGCGCGGTCTGCGGATGCCGGACGACATCAGCGTGGTCGGTTTCGACGACCTGCCGGAGGTCCGCTGGTGCTCGCCGCCGTTGACCACGGTGCGTCAGCCGCTGGCCGAGATGGGCATGTTGGCGGCGCGGACGGTGCTACGGCTGGCCCGCGGGGAGAAGGTGGAGAGCCCCCGGGTGGAACTCGCCACCGAACTCGTCATCCGCGACAGCGCGGCCGCGCCGCGGGTCGATCGCGGGTCGTCGGAGTGA
- a CDS encoding GAF domain-containing sensor histidine kinase, with amino-acid sequence MSPLSRVRLDELLQEMLDRVGEVVTSRERLRALLDAVVGIGTDLDLRSTLRRIVQAACDLAGARYGALGVIGPDRMLHDFITYGISPELHAKIGDLPHGRGVLGLLIDEPKPVRMPDITQHPNSYGFPPHHPPMHTFLGVPVRIRDQVFGNLYLAEKQGGAEFTEDDEEIVVALAGAAGVAIENARLYALAHRRERWLAATAEITSLLLGEVRRTDALTLVARRAREVAEAELALVLLYDEEAEHFTVEVVDGVSAQARALVGTVLPAADTSFAGPVAQGRHDSVEDLAYAAPWPAVLHTGPAVISPLATADTLHGVLVIAHSPDHGGATDDDVALLGSFAGQAALAMERARGQEEREQLVVLEDRERIARDLHDVVIQRLFATGLQLQSAVPLTARPEVARRINAAVDDLDTTIKDIRRTIFELRTPMSAALRTEIREAVEAAAESLGFRPRLELTGPIDSAVPDEVRPELAAVLREALSNAVRHAGATALSVAVRVNAAQVAVTVTDNGVGCDPAAARGGLVNLRERAERHGGTFEVRGAEPRGTELHWSVPLVA; translated from the coding sequence CTGAGCCCGCTGTCCCGCGTCCGCCTGGACGAACTGCTCCAGGAGATGCTGGATCGCGTCGGCGAGGTGGTGACCAGCCGGGAACGCCTGCGGGCGCTGCTCGACGCGGTCGTCGGCATCGGCACCGATCTGGATCTGCGCAGCACTCTGCGGCGCATCGTGCAGGCGGCCTGCGACCTGGCCGGGGCCCGCTACGGCGCGCTCGGGGTGATCGGCCCCGACCGGATGCTGCACGACTTCATCACTTACGGCATCTCCCCCGAGCTGCACGCGAAGATCGGCGACCTGCCGCACGGCCGAGGGGTGCTCGGCCTGCTCATCGACGAACCGAAGCCGGTACGGATGCCCGACATCACCCAGCATCCCAACTCGTACGGCTTCCCGCCGCACCATCCACCGATGCACACCTTCCTCGGCGTGCCGGTCCGCATCCGCGACCAGGTCTTCGGCAACCTCTACCTCGCCGAGAAGCAGGGCGGCGCCGAGTTCACCGAGGACGACGAGGAGATCGTCGTCGCGCTCGCCGGAGCGGCCGGCGTGGCGATCGAGAACGCCCGGCTGTACGCGCTGGCCCACCGGCGGGAACGCTGGCTCGCCGCCACCGCAGAGATCACCTCGCTGCTGCTCGGCGAGGTGCGCCGTACCGACGCGCTGACCCTGGTGGCGCGGCGCGCCCGCGAGGTCGCCGAGGCCGAACTGGCCCTGGTGCTGCTCTACGACGAGGAGGCGGAGCACTTCACCGTCGAGGTCGTCGACGGTGTCAGCGCCCAGGCCCGCGCGCTGGTCGGCACGGTGCTGCCGGCCGCCGACACCAGCTTCGCCGGTCCGGTCGCCCAGGGGCGGCACGACTCGGTGGAGGATCTGGCCTACGCCGCGCCCTGGCCGGCGGTGCTGCACACCGGGCCGGCGGTGATCTCTCCGCTGGCCACCGCCGACACCCTGCACGGTGTGCTGGTGATCGCGCACAGCCCCGACCACGGCGGCGCCACCGACGACGACGTGGCCCTGCTGGGCAGCTTCGCCGGTCAGGCGGCACTGGCCATGGAACGCGCCCGTGGCCAGGAGGAACGCGAGCAGCTGGTGGTCCTGGAGGACCGCGAGCGGATCGCCCGGGACCTGCACGACGTGGTGATCCAGCGGCTGTTCGCCACCGGCCTGCAACTACAGAGCGCGGTGCCGCTGACCGCGCGGCCGGAGGTCGCCAGGCGGATCAACGCCGCGGTCGACGACCTGGACACCACCATCAAGGACATCCGCCGCACCATCTTCGAGCTGCGCACCCCGATGAGCGCGGCGCTGCGCACCGAGATCCGCGAGGCGGTGGAGGCCGCCGCCGAGTCGTTGGGGTTCCGGCCGAGGCTGGAGCTGACCGGGCCGATCGACAGCGCGGTGCCGGACGAGGTCCGCCCCGAACTCGCCGCCGTGCTCCGCGAGGCGCTGTCCAACGCGGTACGCCACGCCGGGGCCACGGCGTTGTCGGTGGCGGTACGCGTCAACGCCGCCCAGGTCGCCGTCACCGTCACCGACAACGGGGTAGGTTGCGACCCGGCCGCCGCCCGGGGCGGGCTGGTGAACCTGCGCGAACGCGCCGAACGGCACGGCGGCACCTTCGAGGTACGCGGCGCCGAGCCGCGCGGCACCGAGCTGCACTGGTCGGTCCCGCTGGTGGCCTGA
- a CDS encoding LacI family DNA-binding transcriptional regulator — translation MVARDTRKITISAIADLAGVSVPTVSRVINGRSDVAPQTRERVEELLTRHGYRRRPPSMRASSGLVDLVFNDLDSPWAVEIIRGVEDVAHAAGVGTVVSAIHRQTSSAEQWLDGMRRRGTEGVIFVTSMVEPPLQAELRRLSIPVVIVDADGLPAREATTIGATNWAGGLRATEYLIGLGHRRIGFIAGPPQLMCSRARMDGYRAALEAAGISFDEDLICPGDFYHEAGFNGGVRLLGLSEPPTAIFASSDQMALGVYEAVRQRGLRVPDDISVVGFDDLPEVRWCSPPLTTVRQPLAEMGMLAARTVLRLARGEKVESPRVELATELVIRDSAAPTQ, via the coding sequence GTGGTTGCCAGAGACACCCGGAAGATCACTATTTCCGCGATAGCGGACCTGGCGGGGGTGTCGGTGCCGACGGTGTCCCGGGTGATCAATGGTCGTTCGGATGTGGCTCCGCAGACCCGTGAGCGGGTGGAGGAGTTGCTGACTCGGCATGGTTACCGGCGTCGGCCGCCGAGTATGCGGGCGAGTTCGGGGTTGGTGGATCTGGTCTTCAACGACCTGGACAGTCCGTGGGCGGTGGAGATCATCCGGGGTGTGGAGGATGTGGCGCACGCTGCGGGGGTGGGCACCGTCGTGTCGGCCATCCACCGGCAGACCTCCTCCGCGGAGCAGTGGCTCGATGGGATGCGTCGCCGGGGCACCGAGGGCGTGATCTTCGTGACCTCGATGGTCGAGCCACCCTTGCAGGCCGAACTACGCCGGCTGAGCATCCCGGTGGTGATCGTCGACGCGGACGGCCTGCCGGCCCGGGAGGCGACGACTATCGGTGCCACCAACTGGGCAGGTGGCCTGCGGGCGACCGAGTATCTGATCGGGCTTGGGCATCGGCGGATCGGGTTCATCGCCGGTCCGCCGCAGTTGATGTGCAGCCGGGCTCGGATGGACGGCTACCGGGCGGCCCTGGAAGCCGCCGGGATCTCCTTCGACGAGGATCTGATCTGCCCGGGCGACTTCTACCACGAGGCCGGTTTCAACGGCGGGGTGCGGTTGCTGGGACTCAGCGAGCCGCCGACGGCGATCTTCGCGTCGAGCGACCAGATGGCGCTGGGCGTGTACGAGGCGGTCCGGCAGCGCGGTCTGCGCGTACCGGACGACATCAGCGTGGTCGGTTTCGACGACCTGCCGGAGGTCCGCTGGTGCTCGCCGCCGTTGACCACGGTGCGTCAGCCGCTGGCCGAGATGGGCATGTTGGCGGCGCGGACGGTGCTACGGCTGGCCCGCGGGGAGAAGGTGGAGAGCCCTCGGGTGGAACTCGCCACCGAACTCGTCATCCGCGACAGCGCGGCCCCGACCCAATGA